In one Rhopalosiphum padi isolate XX-2018 chromosome 3, ASM2088224v1, whole genome shotgun sequence genomic region, the following are encoded:
- the LOC132926801 gene encoding CCR4-NOT transcription complex subunit 2-like: MHPSHLNNSWRNVNNLGKHAVDMNNIQNHNMMPNPVTQLPQRNLSLTMNDILNNYIGSQNSENSFFTSGHNLPPQSNFLPELNCNNRIHSNLNKSYFPFIDNVSDNRPRNNISGQNSNTVSDNRPRNNISGQNSNTVSSVPAGSSYAKPMKTFKSNENGFKMRKKDFPALPGSQLQNIGSTQSSMGDLNEQSTTNIDSGVLNDDNMEQYIHFKTRKFSRSQLNTDFHMNGTAVPPTPGIKIDDDKVTNIPSSMLSDQFGVIGFLVSLKAREDNPGLVTLVYGEDLTTLGMNMNSPENIYPTFAGPFQNSPLGPHNGDFDLPPEYRIHDKIMNNLAPIKLSKYQEDLLFYLFYTFYGDEKQMCAANELRKRGWRYHTGSKVWIIPAPGTSTLITDSNIRYGTFYVFDPQLWCKVLRELILDE, from the exons ATGCATCcatcacatttaaataattcctGGAGAAATGTCAATAATTTAGGTAAACATGCAGTggatatgaataatatacaaaatcataatatgatgCCAAATCCTGTGACACAACTGCCTCAAag AAATTTGTCATTAACGATGAATGACATATTGAATAACTACATTGGTAGTCAAAATTCAGAGAATAGTTTCTTCACGTCTGGCCATAATTTGCCCCCACAATCCAATTTTCTGCCAGAATTGAACTGTAATAATAGAATACATTCCAATTTGAATAAATCTTACTTTCCTTTCATCGACAATGTATCCGACAATAGACCAAGGAATAATATTAGTGGCCAAAATTCTAACACTGTGTCCGACAATAGACCAAGGAATAATATTAGTGGCCAAAATTCTAACACCGTGTCCAGTGTGCCTGCAGGCAGTTCTTATG ccaaaccaatgaaaacatttaaatcaaatgaaaatggctttaaaatgagaaaaaagGATTTCCCAGCATTACCTGGGTCTCAATTGCAAAATATCGGTAGTACTCAGTCTTCTATGGGAGATTTAAATGAACAGAGTACAACAAATATTGATTCTGGGGTGTTGAATGATGATAATATGGAGCAATACATTCATTTTAAAACAAGAAAGTTTAGCAGAAGTCAATTAAATACAGACTTCCATATGAATGGCACTGCTGTACCACCTACACCAGGAATTAAAATTGACGATG ataaggTTACCAACATACCTAGCAGTATGCTAAGTGATCAATTTGGAGTTATTGGTTTTCTGGTTTCTTTAAAAGCTAGAGAGGATAATCCTGGTTTGGTGACATTAGTTTATGGAGAAGATTTGACAACACTTGGTATGAACATGAATTCCCCTGAAAACATTTACCCGACATTTGCTGGTCCATTCCAAAATTCTCCATTAGGACCACATAATGGTGATTTTGATTTACCACCAGAATACAGGATTCATGACAAAATcat gaaTAATTTGGCTCCAATCAAGTTGTCTAAGTATCAGGAAGATTTATTGTTCTatcttttttatactttttatggaGATGAAAAACAGATGTGTGCTGCTAATGAATT GCGTAAACGAGGTTGGCGTTACCATACAGGATCTAAAGTATGGATCATTCCTGCGCCTGGAACTAGCACATTAATAACAGATAGTAACATTAGATATGGCACATTCTATGTATTTGATCCGCAGTTGTGGTGCAAAGTGTTACGAGAATTAATACTTGATGAATGA